In Hoeflea ulvae, one genomic interval encodes:
- the accC gene encoding acetyl-CoA carboxylase biotin carboxylase subunit — MFSKVLIANRGEIALRVLRACKELGIQTVAVHSTADQDAMHVRLADESVCIGPPPSRDSYLNIHQIVAACEITGADAVHPGYGFLSENAKFADILDAHGITFIGPTADHIRLMGDKITAKKTAVSLGIPCVPGSDGEVFDVPQAIKVAEETGYPVLIKATAGGGGKGMKVANNAEELSEALSTARSEALANFGNDAVYMEKYLGRPRHIEIQVMGDGEGNAVHLGERDCSLQRRHQKVWEEANSPSLNENQRMEIGEICAAAMRKLKYRGAGTIEFLYENGEFYFIEMNTRLQVEHTITEAITGIDLVNEQIRIASGGGLSMTQDDIRFHGHAIECRINAEDPNTFVPSPGTITHYHPPGGLGVRVDSGVYQGYKIPPYYDSLIGKLIVHGRTRVECMMRLRRALDEFVVDGINTTIPLFRDLLANPDIANGDYDIHWLEKFLASKAGK, encoded by the coding sequence ATGTTCTCCAAGGTCCTCATTGCAAATCGTGGCGAGATCGCACTCCGGGTGTTGCGGGCATGCAAGGAACTGGGCATCCAGACCGTCGCGGTGCACTCCACCGCCGACCAGGATGCCATGCATGTGCGGCTGGCGGACGAGAGCGTCTGCATCGGCCCTCCGCCGTCGCGCGACAGCTATCTCAACATTCACCAGATTGTCGCCGCCTGTGAGATCACTGGCGCGGATGCCGTGCATCCGGGCTATGGCTTTCTCTCCGAGAACGCCAAGTTCGCCGACATTCTCGATGCTCACGGCATCACCTTCATCGGACCCACCGCTGACCATATCCGGCTGATGGGCGACAAGATCACCGCCAAGAAAACCGCGGTGTCGCTGGGCATTCCTTGCGTTCCGGGATCCGACGGCGAAGTCTTCGACGTGCCGCAGGCGATCAAGGTGGCCGAGGAAACCGGTTACCCGGTGCTGATCAAGGCGACAGCCGGCGGCGGCGGCAAGGGCATGAAAGTGGCCAACAATGCCGAGGAGCTGTCGGAAGCGCTGTCGACGGCGCGATCGGAAGCACTGGCCAATTTCGGCAATGACGCCGTCTATATGGAAAAATATCTGGGCCGCCCGCGTCACATCGAGATCCAGGTCATGGGCGATGGCGAAGGCAACGCGGTTCATCTGGGCGAGCGTGACTGTTCGCTGCAGCGGCGCCACCAGAAGGTCTGGGAAGAGGCCAACTCCCCGTCGCTGAATGAAAACCAGCGGATGGAAATCGGTGAAATCTGCGCGGCGGCGATGCGCAAGCTGAAATATCGCGGCGCCGGCACCATCGAATTCCTCTACGAGAATGGCGAGTTCTACTTCATCGAAATGAACACCCGCCTGCAGGTGGAACACACCATCACGGAGGCGATCACCGGCATCGACCTGGTCAACGAGCAGATCCGCATCGCCTCGGGCGGCGGACTTTCCATGACACAGGACGATATCCGCTTTCATGGCCACGCCATTGAATGCCGCATCAATGCGGAAGATCCCAACACCTTCGTCCCCTCGCCCGGCACCATCACCCACTACCACCCGCCCGGCGGGCTTGGCGTGCGCGTCGATTCCGGCGTCTATCAGGGCTACAAGATTCCGCCCTATTACGACAGCCTGATCGGCAAGCTGATCGTCCATGGCCGCACCCGGGTGGAATGCATGATGCGGCTGCGGCGTGCGCTTGACGAGTTCGTGGTCGACGGCATCAACACCACGATCCCGCTCTTTCGCGATCTTCTTGCGAACCCGGACATTGCGAATGGCGATTACGACATTCATTGGCTGGAAAAGTTCCTTGCGTCCAAAGCGGGAAAATAG
- the accB gene encoding acetyl-CoA carboxylase biotin carboxyl carrier protein, translating into MASRKPSIDQDLIRDLANILNETDLTEIEIEQDDLRVRVSRAGTPQMIHAPVAQQQAPAPVAQQAPAAPSAETVAAAATKTANTITAPMVGTVYMSPAPGSKPFVEVGQTVKEGQTILIIEAMKTMNQIPSPRSGKVVNIMVADGDPVEFAEPMIEIE; encoded by the coding sequence ATGGCATCACGAAAACCGTCGATTGATCAGGATCTGATCCGGGATCTCGCAAACATCCTCAATGAAACCGACCTCACCGAGATCGAGATCGAACAGGATGACCTGCGGGTCAGGGTCAGCCGTGCCGGCACGCCTCAGATGATCCATGCGCCGGTGGCGCAGCAGCAGGCGCCTGCGCCTGTCGCGCAACAGGCCCCCGCCGCCCCGTCTGCGGAAACCGTTGCCGCAGCCGCCACCAAGACCGCCAACACGATCACCGCACCGATGGTCGGCACCGTCTACATGTCGCCGGCGCCGGGCTCCAAGCCCTTCGTCGAAGTCGGCCAGACCGTGAAGGAAGGCCAGACCATCCTGATCATCGAAGCCATGAAGACGATGAACCAGATTCCGTCGCCGCGCTCCGGCAAGGTCGTCAACATCATGGTTGCTGACGGTGACCCGGTGGAATTCGCCGAACCGATGATTGAGATCGAGTAA
- a CDS encoding DsbA family protein, with protein MTFHPRKGLMAALLIGMSTALPLPAAALDDTQKEEFGAFIREYLLANPEIIEEMSQALEIKKETEGRLMAQAAIASNQEAIFRAPEDIVLGNPDGDVTVVEFYDYNCGFCKRAMNDMVGLLEKDPNVRFVLKEFPILGPDSLAAHRVAMSFRALAPEHYQDFHIKLLSGDVRATEAHAIEVATGFGVDAAALKAGMDDPAIDESIRQTYELANALGISGTPSFVIGDEAVFGAVGEETLLSKITNMRQCESTVC; from the coding sequence ATGACATTCCACCCCCGCAAAGGCCTGATGGCCGCCCTTCTTATCGGCATGTCGACCGCCCTGCCGCTTCCTGCCGCAGCCCTGGATGACACCCAGAAGGAGGAATTCGGCGCCTTCATCCGTGAATATCTGCTGGCCAATCCGGAAATCATCGAGGAGATGAGCCAGGCGCTGGAAATCAAGAAGGAAACCGAAGGCCGGCTGATGGCCCAGGCTGCGATCGCCAGCAACCAGGAAGCGATTTTCCGCGCACCGGAAGACATCGTGCTGGGCAATCCCGATGGCGATGTCACCGTGGTCGAGTTCTATGATTACAATTGCGGATTCTGCAAGCGGGCCATGAACGACATGGTGGGCCTTCTCGAAAAGGACCCGAATGTCCGTTTCGTGCTCAAGGAATTCCCGATCCTCGGACCTGATTCGCTCGCTGCGCACCGGGTGGCGATGTCGTTTCGGGCACTGGCGCCCGAGCATTACCAGGACTTCCACATCAAGCTGCTGAGCGGCGACGTCCGCGCCACCGAAGCCCATGCGATCGAGGTCGCCACCGGCTTTGGCGTCGACGCCGCGGCGTTGAAGGCCGGAATGGACGATCCGGCAATCGATGAATCGATCCGGCAGACCTATGAACTGGCCAATGCACTGGGCATTTCCGGCACCCCGTCCTTCGTCATTGGAGACGAAGCCGTGTTCGGCGCTGTTGGCGAGGAAACCCTGCTTTCCAAGATCACCAATATGCGCCAGTGCGAAAGCACGGTTTGCTGA
- a CDS encoding M48 family metalloprotease codes for MTRTTASMANPNLAQTAAVVRRTLGTLTAATLCCALVMTTSARAGVAVVRDAEIETLLKDYATPVLKAAGFKANRVQIVLVNDPSFNAFVDGQRIFINTGALTAATVPNEIIGVIAHEAGHLEGGHQQRLREQIATARTMTIVGSLLGAGAIAAGSIAGSSGGSQAGGAIITAAPSMAQRNLLSYRRSEEMNADQAAARYLNATKQSIRGMLTTFERFSQSLSLSGVQVDQYQVSHPLPRERIALLEELARKSKYFDAQDPKQLNDRHQMMRAKIAAYSGGAAAVARLFSKDRGSLAARYGDAIATDLSGNSAASLQKLDALIKEQPKNPYFHEFRGEVLIKLRKSDAAIDAFAKAAKYDSARSPLIRARLGFALVASGKPANMGRAIDELRASLQSEPENFNAYRHLSQAYGLSGDIGNAELIMAEGNFRAGNPREAKVFAARALQKLPKGSPGARRANDILTIGK; via the coding sequence ATGACGAGGACAACAGCATCCATGGCGAACCCAAATCTGGCACAGACAGCGGCGGTGGTCCGTCGCACACTCGGCACCCTGACAGCGGCGACGCTGTGTTGCGCGCTGGTCATGACCACCAGTGCCCGCGCAGGCGTCGCAGTCGTTCGCGACGCGGAAATCGAGACCCTGCTGAAGGACTATGCCACGCCGGTGCTCAAGGCGGCCGGGTTCAAGGCCAACCGGGTGCAGATCGTTCTGGTCAATGATCCGAGTTTCAATGCCTTTGTCGATGGCCAGCGCATCTTCATCAACACAGGCGCACTCACCGCCGCAACCGTGCCCAACGAGATCATCGGCGTCATCGCACATGAGGCCGGGCACCTGGAAGGCGGGCATCAGCAAAGGCTGCGCGAGCAGATCGCCACCGCCCGCACCATGACGATCGTCGGCAGCCTGCTCGGCGCCGGCGCGATTGCCGCGGGCAGCATTGCCGGCAGTTCCGGCGGTTCCCAGGCCGGCGGCGCGATCATCACCGCCGCGCCGAGCATGGCGCAGCGCAACCTGCTGAGCTACCGCCGCTCGGAGGAAATGAATGCCGACCAGGCGGCCGCGCGCTATCTCAATGCCACCAAGCAGTCCATTCGCGGCATGCTGACGACTTTCGAACGCTTTTCCCAGAGCCTGTCTCTGTCGGGCGTGCAGGTGGACCAGTACCAGGTCAGCCACCCGCTGCCGCGCGAACGCATCGCGCTGCTGGAGGAACTGGCCCGCAAGAGCAAGTATTTCGACGCGCAGGACCCCAAACAGCTCAATGACCGGCACCAGATGATGCGGGCCAAGATCGCCGCCTATTCCGGCGGAGCCGCGGCCGTGGCGCGGTTGTTTTCCAAGGACCGCGGATCGCTGGCTGCGCGCTATGGCGATGCGATTGCCACCGACCTGTCGGGCAATTCGGCCGCATCGCTTCAGAAGCTTGATGCGCTGATCAAGGAACAGCCGAAAAACCCCTATTTTCACGAATTCCGCGGCGAAGTGCTGATCAAGCTGCGCAAGAGCGACGCGGCAATCGACGCCTTTGCCAAGGCCGCCAAATATGATTCCGCCCGCTCTCCGCTGATCCGGGCAAGGCTGGGCTTTGCGCTTGTGGCCTCGGGGAAACCCGCCAATATGGGCCGCGCCATTGATGAATTGCGGGCGTCGCTGCAGAGCGAACCGGAAAACTTCAACGCCTACCGGCATCTCTCCCAGGCCTATGGCCTGTCGGGCGACATCGGCAATGCCGAACTGATCATGGCCGAGGGCAATTTCAGAGCAGGCAATCCGCGCGAAGCCAAGGTGTTTGCCGCCCGGGCCCTGCAAAAGCTGCCCAAGGGCTCGCCTGGCGCGCGCCGGGCCAACGACATCTTAACCATCGGAAAATAG
- a CDS encoding pyridoxal phosphate-dependent aminotransferase, producing MDVLAEATRLKSEGKNVISMAVGQPAHPAPGVARAAAARALEAGKLGYTDALGLKSLRQAIATRYRRQYGIDLDPRRIAVTTGSSAAFNLAFLQLFNPGDLVVITRPGYPAYRNILSALGLRVVEIAVGADTGHALTPAAIEAAEREAGARVAGVLIASPANPTGAVHSRQAIADLDAWCAESGVAFISDEIYHGLTWSGEETTALSVSDNAVVINSFSKYFCMTGWRIGWMVLPEDLVRPVECLAQSLYISPPELSQIAAEAALDGIAEMDAVRAGYQTNRALLARRLPELALPFAAPMDGAFYAWVDVSGHSNDSMAFARQMLADIHVAATPGRDFDPVDGARFMRFSYAGSHADMTTALDRIEHWLGKR from the coding sequence ATGGATGTACTGGCCGAGGCAACGCGGCTCAAGAGCGAGGGCAAGAACGTCATCTCGATGGCGGTGGGACAGCCGGCCCATCCCGCGCCAGGCGTGGCGAGGGCAGCGGCCGCGCGCGCACTCGAGGCCGGAAAACTGGGATATACCGACGCGCTCGGTCTCAAGAGCCTGCGCCAGGCGATCGCCACGCGCTACCGGCGCCAATACGGCATTGATCTCGATCCGCGCCGCATCGCGGTGACGACCGGATCGTCGGCGGCGTTCAACCTGGCATTCCTGCAGCTCTTCAATCCCGGCGATCTGGTGGTCATCACCCGTCCCGGTTACCCGGCCTACCGCAACATCCTGTCGGCGCTGGGGCTCAGGGTCGTGGAAATCGCGGTGGGGGCGGACACCGGTCACGCGCTGACGCCGGCTGCCATCGAGGCGGCCGAACGCGAAGCCGGCGCCCGCGTCGCCGGTGTGCTGATTGCCAGCCCCGCCAATCCCACCGGTGCGGTTCATTCCAGACAGGCCATCGCCGATCTCGATGCCTGGTGCGCCGAAAGCGGCGTCGCCTTCATTTCCGACGAGATCTATCACGGCCTGACCTGGAGCGGCGAGGAGACAACCGCCCTGTCGGTCTCCGACAACGCCGTGGTGATCAACTCCTTCTCGAAATATTTCTGCATGACCGGCTGGCGCATCGGCTGGATGGTGCTGCCCGAAGATCTGGTGCGGCCGGTCGAATGCCTGGCCCAGAGCCTCTATATCAGCCCGCCGGAACTGTCCCAGATCGCCGCCGAGGCGGCCCTCGATGGCATCGCCGAGATGGACGCGGTGCGCGCCGGATACCAGACCAACCGCGCCTTGCTGGCCCGGCGCCTGCCGGAGCTCGCCTTGCCGTTCGCAGCCCCGATGGACGGCGCCTTTTATGCCTGGGTGGACGTGTCGGGGCACAGCAATGATTCCATGGCCTTCGCCCGCCAGATGCTGGCAGACATTCACGTCGCGGCCACGCCGGGCAGGGATTTCGATCCCGTCGACGGCGCCCGGTTCATGCGGTTTTCCTATGCCGGCAGCCACGCCGACATGACCACGGCGCTTGACCGGATCGAGCATTGGCTCGGCAAGCGTTAA
- a CDS encoding Rne/Rng family ribonuclease has product MSEKMLIDASHPEETRVVVVRGNRIEEFDFESEHKKQIRGNIYLAKVTRVEPSLQAAFVDYGGNRHGFLAFSEIHPDYYQIPLADRQALLQADAEDAANDPDFESADEADNGSSKPKSRSKQKAKPAEAEAGDGDDAKASKSRPRRSRRGKKTTDDVKADDAESSESAAEAVEETVGEHASADAGSDTAEAVTEDAPVASEGETAEAGDDAADGDSDDKPTQMSADVEADEISEPAPRRKRRSSSNGNGDNGNDDSDEDSVESVGSEDAMEEVPTRSQRKPRKQYRIQEVIKRRQILLVQVVKEERGNKGAALTTYLSLAGRYSVLMPNTARGGGISRKITNLPDRKRLKEIARELEVPKGMGVILRTAGANRTKVEVKRDFEYLMRLWENVRNLTLKSTAPSLVYEEGSLIKRSIRDLYNKDISEIVVSGEEGYREAKDFMKMLMPSHAKVVQPYRDLHPIFARSGIEAQLDRMLQPQVTLKSGGYIIINQTEALVAIDVNSGRSTREHSIEDTALQTNLEAAEEVARQLRLRDLAGLIVIDFIDMEENRNNRAVEKRMKDCLKNDRARIQVGRISHFGLLEMSRQRIRASVLESTMQICPTCGGNGHIRSQSSVALHVLRGVEEHLLKNTTHDIIVRTTADTALYMLNHKRDTVVDLEKRFGVSISFSADESVGANHFAIDRGAAVESPVNIDHITVNTPAYPEDDDDPEIVEETVEDSADGEETSPAVQSESNGDREDGQGKKRRRRRRRGGRKSDGDNANGDEQSASSDDSAGTSGDDNEDAASGEDSPAADGDSDDQHRGKRRRRGKRGGRRNREEDAAAESSESGDDAAQPAAAEAATDAPQADVTAETAETTETAAAPAEVAPAAEAPEAEPEAAKPAKPARRPRRTKAQIAADKAAEAEAASAPAEPAASPEEPAEAVKAVAEEAAAPEEAKTAEKAEVADAKVDIAAAATAPVVTSSSEPEEAKKPKKGGWWQKRGFF; this is encoded by the coding sequence ATGTCAGAAAAAATGCTTATCGACGCCTCCCATCCCGAGGAGACACGCGTCGTTGTCGTTCGCGGAAACCGCATAGAAGAATTCGACTTCGAATCAGAACACAAGAAACAGATTCGCGGAAATATCTATCTGGCAAAGGTCACACGCGTGGAGCCGTCGCTCCAGGCCGCCTTTGTCGACTATGGCGGCAATCGCCATGGCTTCCTGGCTTTCTCCGAAATCCACCCGGACTACTACCAGATCCCGCTGGCCGATCGCCAGGCGCTGCTTCAGGCAGACGCCGAGGACGCCGCCAATGATCCGGATTTCGAAAGCGCCGACGAGGCCGACAACGGTTCAAGCAAACCCAAGTCCAGATCCAAGCAGAAGGCTAAGCCTGCCGAGGCAGAGGCCGGTGACGGCGATGACGCCAAGGCAAGCAAGTCGCGCCCGCGCCGCAGCCGCCGCGGCAAGAAGACCACCGACGACGTCAAGGCCGATGACGCAGAGAGCAGCGAGAGCGCTGCCGAAGCTGTTGAAGAAACAGTCGGTGAACACGCATCTGCCGACGCCGGTTCCGACACTGCAGAGGCCGTGACCGAAGACGCGCCTGTCGCAAGCGAGGGTGAAACCGCGGAAGCCGGCGACGACGCCGCCGACGGCGACAGCGATGACAAGCCGACCCAGATGTCGGCCGATGTCGAAGCCGATGAAATCTCCGAGCCTGCCCCGCGCCGCAAGCGCAGAAGCAGCAGCAATGGTAACGGCGACAACGGCAATGACGATAGCGACGAGGATTCGGTCGAATCCGTCGGCTCCGAAGATGCCATGGAAGAAGTTCCGACCCGCTCGCAGCGCAAGCCGCGCAAGCAGTACCGGATCCAGGAAGTCATCAAGCGCCGCCAGATCCTGCTGGTTCAGGTGGTCAAGGAAGAACGCGGCAACAAGGGTGCTGCGCTGACGACCTACCTTTCGCTTGCCGGACGCTATTCCGTGCTGATGCCGAACACCGCCCGTGGCGGCGGCATCTCGCGCAAGATCACCAATCTGCCCGACCGCAAGCGTCTAAAAGAGATCGCCCGCGAACTGGAAGTGCCCAAGGGCATGGGCGTCATCCTGCGCACCGCCGGTGCCAACCGCACCAAGGTCGAGGTCAAGCGCGACTTCGAATATCTGATGCGTCTGTGGGAAAACGTCCGCAACCTGACGCTGAAGTCGACAGCGCCAAGCCTCGTCTATGAGGAAGGCAGCCTGATCAAGCGCTCGATCCGTGACCTTTACAACAAGGATATCTCGGAAATCGTCGTCTCGGGCGAGGAAGGCTATCGCGAAGCCAAGGACTTCATGAAGATGCTGATGCCGAGCCACGCCAAGGTGGTTCAGCCTTACCGCGATCTGCACCCGATCTTCGCGCGCTCGGGCATCGAAGCCCAGCTCGACCGGATGCTGCAGCCGCAGGTGACGTTGAAATCCGGCGGCTACATCATCATCAACCAGACCGAGGCGCTTGTCGCCATCGACGTCAATTCCGGCCGTTCGACCCGCGAGCATTCGATCGAAGACACCGCGCTGCAGACCAATCTGGAAGCAGCCGAGGAAGTTGCCCGCCAGCTGCGCCTGCGTGACCTCGCCGGTCTGATCGTGATCGACTTCATCGACATGGAAGAAAACCGCAACAACCGCGCGGTTGAAAAGCGGATGAAGGATTGCCTGAAGAACGACCGCGCCCGCATCCAGGTCGGTCGCATCTCGCATTTCGGCCTTCTGGAAATGTCGCGTCAGCGGATCCGGGCCTCGGTGCTGGAAAGCACCATGCAGATCTGCCCGACTTGCGGCGGCAACGGCCATATCCGGTCGCAGTCTTCCGTGGCGCTGCATGTGCTGCGCGGCGTCGAGGAGCATCTGCTCAAGAACACCACGCACGACATCATCGTCCGCACCACCGCCGACACCGCGCTCTACATGCTCAATCACAAGCGTGACACGGTCGTCGATCTGGAAAAGCGCTTCGGTGTCTCGATCAGTTTCTCGGCCGACGAGAGCGTTGGCGCCAACCACTTCGCCATCGATCGCGGCGCGGCAGTGGAAAGCCCGGTCAATATCGACCACATCACCGTCAACACCCCGGCCTATCCGGAAGATGACGACGATCCGGAAATCGTCGAGGAAACCGTTGAAGACAGCGCCGATGGCGAGGAAACATCTCCTGCGGTCCAGAGCGAGAGCAATGGGGATCGCGAGGATGGCCAGGGCAAGAAGCGCCGCAGGCGCCGCAGACGCGGCGGACGCAAGTCCGATGGCGACAACGCCAATGGCGACGAGCAGAGTGCATCCTCGGATGACAGCGCCGGCACCAGCGGCGACGACAACGAGGACGCCGCTTCCGGCGAGGATAGCCCGGCCGCAGACGGCGACAGCGACGACCAGCACCGCGGCAAGCGCCGCCGGCGCGGCAAGCGCGGCGGACGCCGCAACCGCGAAGAGGATGCGGCAGCCGAATCGTCAGAATCCGGTGACGACGCTGCCCAGCCTGCCGCCGCAGAAGCTGCAACCGATGCGCCCCAGGCAGATGTGACGGCTGAAACGGCCGAGACAACCGAAACCGCTGCCGCTCCGGCAGAGGTGGCACCTGCTGCGGAAGCCCCGGAAGCCGAGCCCGAGGCTGCAAAGCCTGCCAAGCCGGCCCGCCGTCCTCGCCGCACCAAGGCTCAGATCGCTGCTGACAAGGCTGCGGAGGCCGAAGCTGCTTCGGCACCTGCCGAACCGGCCGCAAGCCCTGAAGAGCCAGCCGAAGCGGTTAAAGCCGTCGCCGAAGAGGCTGCGGCCCCCGAGGAAGCAAAGACTGCGGAGAAGGCCGAAGTGGCGGATGCCAAGGTCGACATCGCGGCTGCCGCCACGGCGCCGGTGGTGACATCTTCGTCGGAGCCAGAGGAAGCCAAGAAGCCCAAAAAGGGCGGATGGTGGCAGAAGCGCGGCTTCTTCTGA
- a CDS encoding N-acetylmuramoyl-L-alanine amidase: protein MQFLARTWSGEARARRVHGARCALTAVCALAAIISGAAPGQAAPDADDAGRHIAIAARMAGDENRVRLVLDFERQPEFRIHYLQEPYRAVLDLPETVLAFPGDALKKRGLVSAVRYGVSGEDRARMVFEFASPARMYLVEATQEASGVIHRMVFDIVAVDEAVFSAEVESSLWADAGEESGPDQPADTGDGDLKIVIDAGHGGIDGGAEGPAGSSEKNITLAFAEAFREALEDIDGVRVAMTRTDDTFLSLSARVRKARAEEADLLISLHADSISIRSLRGATVYTLSDKASDALAQSLADRENREDVIVGANLDNASEAIAAILVDLARTETRVFSTGLARQVVSSFEGQVKLINNPLRHAGFRVLQAPDVPSVLVELGYLSNKEDEKLLTDEEWRRNTARLLAQSVENYRKAILANRQ, encoded by the coding sequence ATGCAGTTTTTGGCAAGGACATGGTCAGGTGAAGCCAGGGCAAGGCGGGTGCATGGCGCGCGCTGCGCGCTGACTGCCGTCTGTGCGCTGGCCGCGATCATCTCAGGCGCCGCGCCGGGGCAGGCCGCTCCAGATGCTGACGACGCCGGCCGCCATATCGCTATTGCCGCGCGTATGGCCGGCGATGAAAACCGGGTCCGTCTGGTTCTCGATTTCGAGCGGCAGCCGGAATTCCGCATACATTACCTGCAGGAGCCCTACCGCGCCGTTCTCGACCTGCCCGAAACCGTCCTGGCCTTTCCCGGCGACGCGCTGAAAAAGCGCGGGCTGGTGTCTGCGGTCCGCTACGGCGTGTCAGGCGAGGACCGGGCGCGGATGGTCTTCGAATTTGCCTCACCGGCGCGGATGTATCTCGTGGAAGCAACCCAGGAGGCGTCCGGCGTCATCCACCGCATGGTGTTTGACATCGTTGCCGTCGACGAGGCCGTGTTTTCCGCCGAGGTCGAAAGCTCGCTCTGGGCTGATGCCGGCGAGGAATCGGGCCCCGATCAGCCTGCCGATACCGGGGATGGCGACCTCAAGATCGTCATTGATGCCGGGCATGGCGGCATCGATGGCGGCGCCGAAGGCCCCGCAGGCTCGTCCGAGAAAAATATCACGCTGGCCTTTGCCGAGGCCTTCAGGGAGGCGCTGGAGGATATCGACGGCGTCCGTGTGGCGATGACGCGCACCGACGACACCTTCCTGTCGCTGTCGGCGCGGGTGCGCAAGGCGCGTGCGGAAGAGGCCGACTTGCTGATTTCGCTGCATGCCGATTCGATTTCCATCCGCTCCTTGCGCGGTGCGACGGTCTATACCTTGTCCGACAAGGCGTCCGATGCGCTGGCGCAATCACTGGCCGACCGGGAAAACCGCGAAGATGTGATCGTCGGCGCCAATCTCGACAATGCCTCCGAGGCGATTGCGGCGATTCTGGTCGATCTGGCGCGAACCGAAACCCGCGTCTTCTCCACTGGTCTCGCCCGGCAGGTGGTCAGTTCCTTCGAAGGCCAGGTCAAGCTGATCAACAATCCGCTGCGCCACGCCGGTTTCCGTGTTCTTCAGGCGCCCGACGTGCCGTCGGTGCTTGTCGAGCTGGGCTATCTCTCCAACAAGGAAGACGAGAAATTGCTGACCGACGAGGAGTGGCGCCGCAACACCGCGCGGCTGCTGGCGCAGTCTGTTGAAAACTACCGCAAGGCAATCCTGGCGAACCGGCAATGA